The window AGTAATTCGATTTTGAACTAAAAGTCTTCCAAAGCAGTTCTCTTGCATGTTTAGGAACAGCACCAAAAAAAAGGGGCTTGGCATACGAATATCCATTCAGAAAAcaagatcatcatcatctaatcATTCGATATTGTCCATTACAGCATCAAACCAATAAGATCAAAATTCCACATTATTAACCACCGAACTGCTGCCACTGGCTGGAGCCTCTAGGCAGCCAAaatacagaaaaaaaaatgggcaAAACTCCTCTGGCTCAAAACTACAAAAACAAAACCCGCCACAGATTGATAAGAACACCTACAAGCACGATCTATGATCTATGAAGCAGCGGGGATGGCTGATTCAGAAGGCGACTCCTCCTTAACCAACGACTCCCAGTCAACCTCCTTGAGGATCCTAAACCGCTCATCTAGAGTTATGAAATTCGACTGAGGCGTCACTGCTCCACAGATGCCAGCTTTATGTATAAGGGCTATGCTGGCACCCATGTCAGGCCCATGAAGCTTCCCCGTCAACAGTACTCGGAGCGGCATAAACAGCCCTTTGCCCTGGTCACAAATGGATACAACAAAAGATAAAGCGTGTCAAACATTCACTATAAATAAGTTTGATGTTAAGTACGAAAGCTTGCTACGACTTTCTGCCAAGGTTTGCATCAAATGATTCTCCTGCAATTTCATGATTTTTGGCATCATTGTTCAGGTGAGAGAGGTCACTTACTCACTTACAGAAGTCTCCGATCCAATGGTACACAAAGTCAAAAAGCACAACAGAAGGGGGGGGAAAAGACATTATAGAGTCACAACAGACCTTTCTTTTGAGAGCCTTGCCAAAACCTTTCACCCACTTCTGCCAACCATCACGGCCCTCAGCTAGTGCTTGTGTAAGTTCACCGCTATCATACGCAGAAATAAGACCCAAAGCAACCTCAGAAATCTTGTCTTGCACCACAGGTTTAGCTTCATCACTGAAGAATACTAGTACATAATTAGTGACGCTGGCCCAGCACAACAAATAACTCATCATAGCAATTTACCAAGATGACAACATTGCCAACCATGTGCAAGTTGTAGGGAATAAAATAGGAACCACAAGTCCATAAATTTAATCCAGTATATTGTTTTACGGACCTGCTTAAAGTAGCGTGAAGGGGATATGACAACAAATTTGTAAGAGCTGCATCAGCCTCTGTTATCAGATCAATACCATCCTTCAAAAGCTCGGCAGCTTCCTGAATAATTGTGTATATCAAAATTAGCTTATTCCCTAAGATGTAATTTTTCCGATATCATAAAATCCTAATTATCCTCTTCTTTGCAACATTATTGTGCTTACCATTGCAATTGCTAAAAAGAACTGCTACTGGTATCAAACAATGTTCTGGATGCTTTGGCATATGTGACCCTTTAATATGTACTTCCAATATAGAGAGACCCCATGTGCACAGGAGAGCCAAAAAAAACAGACAACATTTTTTTTACCTTTGCAAAACCACTTTCAGACTCCTGGAGAATGCCGGTGTCCTTCCACCGATCTTCAAAAGCCTTGATGAGTTCATCTGTTGGAAATGATCTTAGATGTTGACCATTCATCCATCTAGAAAAGTACAGAAGTtcagtatgaaaatatactgGTGAAGCACAAAGAGATTGAACCTTTTAAAGGCAATACTGAACAGAGAGATAAAAAATGTAGCAATAAGTGAAGGATATGGGTCAATATTAGTGTATGGTTCAATGTGTTGTGCTTCAACAGACAACAAAATCTGCTTTGGGCATATCTTTAATCTCGTACTATTCAACCAGCTTATGAATCAACTGGTTCAATACCGTCAAAGTGACTCTAGAATCTTGCTGCTCTCTAACTGTCCAGTTAAACTCATGTGACATCCAGGTTTCTGGAGGTACTCTCAGGCAGCTTATTTAAGAGTCCATGAACTCCAAGCAAGTTTGTCCTAATCATAGTTCTCATATGATCAAAACCTGATTATATGAATTGAAGTTACCAAAGATTAAGTGCGGCAAACTCCTAGGTTAAATCAGTTCCGCTGAATATATCAAGCTTATGATCCTGACAGCTCTGTCGCAAAATCCTCAACAAATAGAAACTTGGCAAATAGTATCTTACTTTAATTTCATTGCATCAAAGACTGCTCCGCTTTTATTGACACGATTGATAGTGAATTTTTCAACTGCAAATCAAGAACAGCACCAAAAAATAAGAATGAATTACTGAACAGGTGATCATTGACCTttctagaagaagaaaaaataagtAAAATTATAGAATGAATTATTCAGAACTAACCTAGATCATCAATAGTGAAGAACTCATTTTCAGTCCCATCACCCCAGCCCAGTAGTGCTAAATAATTTACCATTGCCTGAGGTAGATAGCCCATCTCTTTATACTGTCCAAATAAAAAGAAGCTTTGTGTTTTGTTACATACCATTTAGAAGGAGTCAATGTTGGCAAATATGCGAGATTGGAAATAATCACAACCAGCAGCAATAAAGACAAATGAATagtgaagaaaacaaagagcatGGCCGTCAACCAAATAAACAGAAACGCAGATAAACAAGTGGCCTTGTAAACGATCAGGTAGTTACCTGCCCAACAGAAGTAGCTCCATGACGTTTCGACAGTTTGCTTTTGTCAGGTGCCAGAATAAGTGACACATGGGCAAATGAAGGCATTGGGAATCCGAGAGCCTGTAGTGGATCATAACATTACAGCATGCATATTTATGTTGAGATTGCTGTTAAAGGGTTAAGAGTACAGACCATGATATATATAGAAGATAAAAGCAGGTAGAGGAAATTACTTTATAAATTAGAGCTTGCCGCAGTGTGTTTGGTAAATGCTCTTCAGCTCTGTAAGAAAACATGGTAAAGAAGACATTACAAGGGTGCTAGTCTGCTAGACCATTCAAAAGAAATATTGCAACAAGATTGCTTTTCCTTCTTACCTAATAACATGAGAGATTTGCATGGTAGCATCGTCAACTGTCACACAGAAGTTATACACAGGTTGTCCATTGCTTCTCATAATCACAAAGTCACCAAGCGTGTCTAGGTTCCAACTGACCTTTATGAAACTATCCGCTGATCAGTTCACGTATAGTACTTTTGACAATATGCAATTATCAGTGATGCAATGTAGTGCCAGAGATTTATGTTCTGGAACTTGACTATTACCTCGCCACGAATAAGGTCATTAATTTTCAACGACCCTTCCTTTGGCACACGGAACCGATAAGTGTAAGGTGTCCCTTTCTCTAGCTCCTGCTCCACTTCAACGTCTGAAGCGGTTGCCCACTTGCCCATGTACACAGGAGGAAGTTGCCTCTGCTTTGCGAATTCCTTCATTTGCTCAAGTTCCTGAAGTAAAGACAACAATTATGAAATGGAAGCTGAGGTCGTGGAAATCAGCTGCACTTTATAGCACTTGTATCATTCAAGTCATGCAAGAGGAGAAAGATACCTCGTTGGAGCAAAAGCAGCGGTAAACTGCGCCGGAGTCTAAAAGCTTCTCGGCGTACTCCTTGTACAGTGAATTCCGCTCTGACTGGCGATAGGGCCCAAACTCCCCGCCAACATCCGGACCTAACCAAATACACAGAGGAGCAGTCATTTCCTATACCATTGCAGTACGTAGCATCGGTTTTATAGAGTGAAATTAGCATATCTAGCTTTGGAGCATACGCTTTGCAGGAAATGTTTCTTAAAGCTTCCAAGCCATCGACCAATTTACCAATTACCGAACAAACTAACCCTCTGCGGCTACAGAATTCAATTTAAGGTCGACTCCTGAAGCCACCGCACCAGACGTGTCTAGCAGCAGATAAATGTGATAGCAGCGTTAAGAGTCGCTGTGCGAGTCACGGACTAAATCTACGAAGTGCTAATCTAGTTAAGTCAGCGCCCCAACCGCAGGCCACGGAAGTCGAAATGAATCAGCGCAAAGCTAGGCTCGTACTACTAACTAGACTAGAAGAGTTTCGGGGTCGTGGAGGCGCGGCGGAAAGCGGTGCGACCTTCGTCCCACTGGAGGCCGAGCCACGCGAGGTCGGCGAGGACGGCCTCCTCGGACCTCCTGGTGGAGCGCTCGAGGTCGGTGTCCTCGACGCGGAGCACGAAGCGGCCGCCGTTGGAGCGCGCGAAGAGGTAGTTGAAGAGCGCGGTGCGGGCGCCGCCGACGTGGAGGTTGCCCGTGGGCGAGGGCGCGAAGCGGACGCGGACGGggtcggaggcggaggcggaggcgcgggcgcgggaggaGAGGGCCCGGCGGAGGTGGATGTGGCGGGCGaaggggcggcgcgcgggcgcgtccgggcggaggcggaggcgcagcCACGGCGAGCCCGCCAGCAGCGCGGTCGCCGCCATCCCTGACGACGGAGAAGATTGAGGGGAGCGAGACGGTGACGAagagaggaggtggtggtggattTGGATTGGATAGGAGACGGAGGGGATTGGGGGTTGTTGGGGGCCCAGACGGCGGCGGGCTGCAGAGTAGATGGAGCCCACGACCGACCAAGACGGACGAGACCCACCCCGG is drawn from Panicum virgatum strain AP13 chromosome 1N, P.virgatum_v5, whole genome shotgun sequence and contains these coding sequences:
- the LOC120654468 gene encoding glutamate--tRNA ligase, chloroplastic/mitochondrial-like: MAATALLAGSPWLRLRLRPDAPARRPFARHIHLRRALSSRARASASASDPVRVRFAPSPTGNLHVGGARTALFNYLFARSNGGRFVLRVEDTDLERSTRRSEEAVLADLAWLGLQWDEGPDVGGEFGPYRQSERNSLYKEYAEKLLDSGAVYRCFCSNEELEQMKEFAKQRQLPPVYMGKWATASDVEVEQELEKGTPYTYRFRVPKEGSLKINDLIRGEVSWNLDTLGDFVIMRSNGQPVYNFCVTVDDATMQISHVIRAEEHLPNTLRQALIYKALGFPMPSFAHVSLILAPDKSKLSKRHGATSVGQYKEMGYLPQAMVNYLALLGWGDGTENEFFTIDDLVEKFTINRVNKSGAVFDAMKLKWMNGQHLRSFPTDELIKAFEDRWKDTGILQESESGFAKEAAELLKDGIDLITEADAALTNLLSYPLHATLSSDEAKPVVQDKISEVALGLISAYDSGELTQALAEGRDGWQKWVKGFGKALKRKGKGLFMPLRVLLTGKLHGPDMGASIALIHKAGICGAVTPQSNFITLDERFRILKEVDWESLVKEESPSESAIPAAS